GGCCAATGCCCCGGCTTCCGCCAGTAACAACGGCGGTGCGGATGATCGTTTCTTCGCTCATAGCTCTTCCTTCCATGCTGTCAGTGCGGCGCTCAGCTGCTCCGGGGTCTCCACCGAAGCGCAGACCACGCCGGGCAGGGTCTTTTTCACAAAGCCAGCCAGAGCACTGCCCGGGCCAACTTCCAGAATATGGTCTACGCCCAGCTCACCGAGGCGGTGGAGCGTATCTTCCATGTAAACGCTGCTCTGCACCTGCTTCACGAGCAGGGCGGGGATGCTGTCCTGCTCAGCTTTTTCACGGCCAAGGCAGTTGAACAGCACCGGCACCTGCATCTCGCCAAAGGGCTCAGACGCAAAACGCTTTGCCAGTGCATCCCCGGCGGGGGCCATGAGACGGGTGTGGAACGGGCCGCTCACCTTGAGCGGGATGCAGCGGCGGGCACCGGCTTCTTTGGCCAGTGCGGCGGCTTTGTCCACAGCGGCTTTCTCGCCGCCGATGACCAGCTGACCCGGGCAGTTGTAGTTGCAGATCTGCACACAGCCGAGCTGTGCAGCCTGCTCACAGCAGGCTGCAAGTGCCTGCCGGTCAAGGTTCAGCACGGCGGTCATGCCGCAGTCGATGCCCTTTGCAGCTTCGGCCATGGCTTTGCCGCGGTAAGCGGCCAGCTCGATAGCCTGCTTTGCGGTGAACACCCCGGCAGCTTCCAGCGCGGAGTATTCGCCCAGCGAAAGCCCGGCCACATAAGCGGGTTTCACGCCCTGCTGGGCCAGCACTGCGGTCACGCCGCAGGCAAAGGCCACCATGCAGGGCTGGGTGTATTCGGTCTGATTCAAAAGGCCGTCCGGGTCCTCAAAGCAGACGCGGTGCAGATCGAAGTCCAGCTCTGCACTGTCAAATGCCGCCCGGAACGCGGGAGAGCCTTCGTAAAATTCTTTGCCCATGCCGGGGTGCTGTGCCCCCTGACCGGCATATAAAACGGCAAGCTTCATTGATTTTGCCTCCATTCGGTCACAAGTTCATCCATCAGCTCCTGTACCGTGCGCATCCGGTCCAGCCTGCCCACGTTGGCCCCGCAGAAGAACAGGCCCTCCTCCACATTGCCCTTTACGGCTTCGATGAGCGCGTGGGTGATGCAGTAGGGCACCTTGGCGGGGTCGCAGGTCTTCAGGCAGCGGGCACAGTGCCGGGGAGGGAAGCGGGTCCCCTCTGCCAGCGCCTGCACCAGCGGGGTGTTCAGTGCACGGCCCGGCATTCCCACCGGGCTGTGGATGATCCGTACATCCTCGGGCCGGGCGTTCAGCAGAACGTCCTTGTAGCCCTGGGATGCGTCGCACTCGTAGGTGGTGATAAAGCGGGTGGCAAGCTGTACGCCCGCAGCGCCCATTGCGGTAAAGTGGGCCATATCGGCACCGGTATACACGCCGCCTGCCACAAACACGGGGATGCTGTGGCCAAACTGTGCTTCAAAGGGCTTTACCTCGGCCAGCACCTCGGGCAGGATG
Above is a genomic segment from Faecalibacterium taiwanense containing:
- the fabD gene encoding ACP S-malonyltransferase — encoded protein: MKLAVLYAGQGAQHPGMGKEFYEGSPAFRAAFDSAELDFDLHRVCFEDPDGLLNQTEYTQPCMVAFACGVTAVLAQQGVKPAYVAGLSLGEYSALEAAGVFTAKQAIELAAYRGKAMAEAAKGIDCGMTAVLNLDRQALAACCEQAAQLGCVQICNYNCPGQLVIGGEKAAVDKAAALAKEAGARRCIPLKVSGPFHTRLMAPAGDALAKRFASEPFGEMQVPVLFNCLGREKAEQDSIPALLVKQVQSSVYMEDTLHRLGELGVDHILEVGPGSALAGFVKKTLPGVVCASVETPEQLSAALTAWKEEL